In the Mesorhizobium sp. M1D.F.Ca.ET.043.01.1.1 genome, TGGTGGCGATGTTGAGCGACAGCCGCAGCATCGTGGCGATCAGCAGCACGGTCGGGAAGGAAGAGAAATCCAGGGGCCGCTGGATCCACAGCGCCACCATCAGGATCAGCACCGAGAGCGCGATCGAGAAGGCAAGGCCGATATCGATGAGGAAGGCCGGGATCGGCAGGAACAGCACCGCCAGGATGACGACGATGCCCAGCGCGAAGAAGACGTCGCGGCCGTTCTTGGCCACCAGGCCGGACGGGATTGTTTCGCTGATCGCCATGTCGTCCTCGAATCCAGATTTGCCCAGCGCAAAGGCAGGCCCTCGACCGTAACCGGCCAAGCTTGCGCGAGGGTGGGAGAGGGGCTACGGGGGGCACTGCCCCTGTTTGGCGAAGGGAACACCGCATGCTCCTGATCATCGGCACGGTTCGGCTGCCGCCCGACAAACTGGAGGAGGCCCGGCCGGCTATGCAGCGGATGATCTCAGCCAGCCGCGCCGAACCCGGCTGCGTCGAATATTCCTACGCGCAGGATGTGCTGGACGCCGGGCTCATCCATGTGACGGAGGTGTGGAGCGACAGGGCCGCGCTCACCGCGCATTTCAAGTCGGCGCACATCTCTGAATGGCGCGCGAGCTGGGCGACGCTCGGCATCGGAGATCGCAAGCTTACGCTCTACGAAGCTGGCGACGGCACACCAACCTGACTGGGCGAATTGGCGGGTTTTTAACGACACGCCACTGCAAATCATCGCTGATGTCTCGCCGGCTGACGCAGCGCCAAAATGGCGCCACATGCGGTCGGCATTGCGGTTGCCACGCTATGCCGCCGGGCGTATCAGGCACGGCAGCATCCATCCTCCGCATACCGGCGAGCCGCACCGTTGCCTGCCAGAAACGAACCGCAAGTCTACGCCCGCCGGCTTCGGGCGGTGCTGATCAATTCGATCCCCGTGCTCGAGGCGCGCGGCATCGTCATCGTGCTGATGGCGGGTGTGGTCGGCATGATCGCCGGCGCGCTGGTCACCGGCATGAGCGGGTTTGTGCAAGGCATGCACTTCCTGCTCTTCGACGTGCAGCCGGGCGGGCGACTTTCGGCGATGTTTTCACTGGCCAATCCGGTGCAGGCGATGTTTCCGGCCATCGGCGGCCTGCTGCTCGGCCTTTCGGTGATCTGGCTGAGAAGGCGGAAGTTCAGAACGCCGGTCGACCCGATCGAGGCCAATGCGCTCTACGGTGGGCGCATGTCGCTCACCGATACGTTCATCATCGTCGGCCAGACCATGATCTCCAGCGGTTTCGGCGCCTCGGTCGGGCTGGAAGCCGGCTACACGCAGATCGGTTCCGGCATAGCTTCGCGACTGGCCCGCGCCTTCCGGCTGCGCCGCAACGACGTCCGCATCCTGGT is a window encoding:
- a CDS encoding putative quinol monooxygenase yields the protein MLLIIGTVRLPPDKLEEARPAMQRMISASRAEPGCVEYSYAQDVLDAGLIHVTEVWSDRAALTAHFKSAHISEWRASWATLGIGDRKLTLYEAGDGTPT